A region from the Stutzerimonas stutzeri genome encodes:
- a CDS encoding ComF family protein, with the protein MVYNWLNIEHHCSLCDERCETGQSVCGACEAELPWLREHCTLCALPLPASGLICGECLKRPPAFDRVIVPWRFAFPVDTLISRFKHQAQWPLGRLLAEHLSQHLQHAFDEGLPRPDALLPVPLARKRYRQRGFNQAQMLADWLSAALAIPVDKKLLQRVQDTQSQQELDAAGRRRNLRQAFALTDDQKLAGRHLAIVDDVLTTGATAEALARLLKRAGAVRVDVYCLARTPKPGD; encoded by the coding sequence ATGGTTTACAACTGGCTAAATATTGAACACCACTGTTCGCTCTGCGACGAGCGCTGTGAAACCGGCCAATCGGTTTGTGGGGCCTGCGAAGCAGAACTGCCCTGGCTGCGCGAGCACTGCACCCTGTGCGCCCTGCCGTTACCGGCGTCCGGCCTGATCTGCGGTGAATGCCTGAAGCGCCCACCCGCGTTCGATCGGGTGATCGTACCGTGGCGCTTCGCCTTCCCTGTGGACACGCTCATCAGCCGCTTCAAACACCAAGCACAATGGCCGCTCGGCCGGCTGCTGGCGGAGCACCTCTCGCAGCATTTGCAGCACGCGTTCGATGAAGGTTTGCCACGTCCCGATGCGCTTTTGCCGGTGCCCCTGGCCCGCAAACGGTATCGCCAGCGCGGCTTCAATCAGGCCCAGATGCTTGCCGATTGGCTAAGCGCGGCATTGGCGATCCCGGTCGACAAGAAGCTATTGCAGCGGGTCCAGGACACTCAATCGCAGCAGGAGCTCGACGCCGCCGGTCGGCGGCGGAATCTGCGTCAAGCATTCGCTCTGACGGACGACCAAAAGCTGGCCGGGCGTCATCTGGCGATTGTCGACGACGTGCTCACCACGGGCGCCACCGCCGAGGCCCTGGCGCGCCTGCTCAAGCGAGCTGGCGCCGTACGCGTCGATGTCTATTGCCTGGCGCGTACACCGAAGCCCGGCGACTAG
- a CDS encoding serine/threonine protein kinase, giving the protein MSHPFDTLTPDLVLDAVESAGFISDARVLALNSYENRVYQVGIEDETPIVAKFYRPGRWSNEAIVEEHQFSWELADREIPVVAPFERDGKTLFEHAGFRFALFPRRGGRAPEPGNLDQLYRLGQLLGRMHAVSASRPFEHRETLNAQHFGHESLATLLDGGFVPKSLLPAYESVARDLLKRVDDVFARTDFQPIRLHGDCHPGNILARDDAFHLVDLDDCRMGPSVQDIWMMLAGERHERLGQLSELVDGYNEFHDFAPRELPLIEALRALRLMHYSAWLARRWDDPAFPMSFPWFGSERYWGDQVLILREQMSALQEEPLKLF; this is encoded by the coding sequence ATGAGCCACCCCTTCGACACGCTTACGCCTGACCTTGTGCTCGATGCGGTGGAAAGCGCCGGCTTCATCAGCGACGCTCGCGTACTGGCATTGAACAGCTACGAAAACCGCGTCTACCAGGTGGGCATCGAGGACGAGACGCCGATCGTGGCGAAGTTCTATCGCCCCGGCCGCTGGAGTAACGAGGCCATTGTCGAGGAGCATCAGTTCTCCTGGGAGCTGGCAGATCGCGAAATTCCAGTCGTGGCGCCATTTGAGCGCGACGGCAAAACCCTGTTCGAACACGCCGGCTTTCGCTTTGCGCTGTTCCCCCGCCGCGGCGGTCGCGCGCCGGAGCCGGGCAACCTGGATCAGCTCTACCGCCTCGGCCAACTGCTGGGTCGCATGCACGCGGTCAGCGCCAGCCGCCCCTTCGAGCACCGGGAAACACTCAATGCCCAACATTTCGGCCATGAGTCGCTGGCGACGCTGCTCGACGGTGGTTTCGTGCCCAAAAGCCTGCTGCCGGCCTACGAGTCGGTGGCGCGCGACCTATTGAAGCGTGTCGATGACGTTTTCGCCCGCACCGACTTTCAGCCGATCCGCCTGCATGGCGACTGCCACCCCGGCAACATTCTTGCCCGAGATGACGCGTTCCATCTGGTCGATCTGGACGACTGTCGCATGGGCCCGTCCGTGCAGGACATCTGGATGATGCTCGCCGGCGAGCGTCACGAGCGGCTCGGACAGCTATCGGAGCTGGTGGACGGCTACAACGAGTTCCACGACTTCGCCCCGCGGGAACTGCCGCTGATCGAAGCCCTGCGCGCCCTGCGCCTGATGCACTACAGCGCCTGGTTGGCACGCCGCTGGGATGACCCTGCCTTCCCGATGAGCTTTCCCTGGTTCGGCAGCGAACGGTACTGGGGCGACCAAGTGCTCATCCTGCGTGAACAGATGTCGGCACTGCAGGAAGAACCGTTGAAGCTGTTCTAA
- a CDS encoding 23S rRNA (adenine(2030)-N(6))-methyltransferase RlmJ, which translates to MNYRHAFHAGNHADVFKHLVLSRLFAMLARKEAPFAYLDSHAGVGLYDLAGDQASRTGEWLQGIARLWQAENVPAMAQAYLDVIRALNPDGTLRYYPGSPELARQLTREQDRLQLNEKHPEDGRLLKDNMAGDRRVAVHLGEGWHVPRALMPTAEKRVVLLIDPPFEQADELSRCVQALTEALGRMRQTVGVIWYPIKDERQLKRFYQDLSRSGAPKLLRAELFVHPADEALRLNGSGLAISNPPWGLEEELRELLPWLAKLLGQSEGGWRLDWLVEERKAE; encoded by the coding sequence ATGAACTACCGCCACGCTTTCCACGCCGGCAATCACGCCGACGTCTTCAAACACCTGGTTTTGTCCCGTCTGTTCGCCATGCTGGCGCGCAAGGAGGCGCCGTTCGCCTATCTCGACAGCCACGCAGGCGTCGGCCTGTATGACCTCGCCGGCGACCAGGCCAGCCGCACCGGCGAATGGCTGCAGGGCATCGCACGCCTGTGGCAGGCAGAGAACGTCCCGGCGATGGCGCAGGCATATCTCGATGTGATCCGTGCACTCAATCCTGACGGCACGCTGCGTTACTACCCGGGCTCGCCGGAGCTGGCGCGCCAGCTGACGCGCGAGCAGGATCGCCTGCAGCTCAACGAGAAGCACCCCGAAGACGGCCGTCTGTTGAAAGACAACATGGCCGGTGACCGTCGCGTGGCGGTGCATCTGGGCGAAGGCTGGCACGTGCCGCGCGCCTTGATGCCGACCGCCGAAAAGCGCGTGGTGCTGTTGATCGACCCACCCTTCGAGCAGGCCGACGAGCTGAGCCGCTGCGTGCAGGCGCTGACCGAGGCGCTCGGACGCATGCGTCAGACCGTCGGCGTGATCTGGTATCCGATCAAGGATGAACGTCAGCTCAAGCGCTTCTATCAGGACCTTTCGCGTAGCGGCGCGCCGAAACTGCTGCGCGCCGAGCTGTTCGTCCACCCCGCCGACGAAGCGCTGCGGCTGAATGGCTCCGGTTTGGCCATCAGTAATCCGCCATGGGGGCTGGAAGAGGAGTTGCGTGAGTTGCTGCCTTGGCTGGCTAAGTTGCTCGGCCAGAGCGAAGGTGGCTGGCGGCTGGATTGGTTGGTTGAAGAGCGTAAAGCCGAATAA
- a CDS encoding NAD(P)H-dependent flavin oxidoreductase, giving the protein MDIRALFQIALPIIQAPMANSQNHQLAAAVSEAGGLGSIPAGSLDAEGLDAELSAIAALTNKPYNVNFFCHQTQPADTERNTGWLALLAPYLEEMGIDPARIPAAASRKPFDATMADVLERHRPPVVSFHFGLPAADLLQRVKATGAKIISSATTLEEGRWLQAQGVDAVIGQGVEAGGHRGMFLSEDIDTQIGTFALLPQLVAELNIPVIAAGGIAGAHCVSAAQALGAAGVQAGTAYLLCDESRTSPLHRKALQSAAAEKTVLTTLFSGRPARSMINRLIHELGARPDAVPAFPLAGNAIGSLRAAAEPQGIDHFSPLWAGQNASGCLAVPAAQLTKALAAGWR; this is encoded by the coding sequence ATGGACATCCGCGCGCTGTTTCAGATTGCCCTACCTATCATTCAGGCGCCGATGGCGAACTCGCAGAACCACCAGCTGGCCGCTGCGGTATCCGAGGCGGGCGGGCTGGGCTCGATCCCCGCTGGCTCACTTGACGCCGAGGGGCTGGACGCCGAGCTGAGCGCCATCGCCGCGCTGACGAACAAGCCGTACAACGTCAACTTCTTCTGCCACCAGACCCAGCCCGCCGACACTGAACGGAACACGGGCTGGCTGGCGCTGCTGGCACCCTATCTCGAAGAGATGGGCATCGACCCTGCGCGCATCCCCGCCGCTGCCAGCCGCAAGCCGTTCGACGCCACGATGGCCGACGTGCTGGAGCGGCACCGCCCGCCTGTTGTCAGCTTCCACTTCGGACTGCCTGCAGCGGACCTGCTGCAGCGGGTCAAGGCGACCGGCGCGAAAATCATCTCCAGCGCCACGACGCTGGAAGAAGGCCGCTGGCTGCAGGCGCAAGGCGTCGACGCGGTGATTGGCCAGGGCGTCGAAGCCGGCGGGCATCGCGGCATGTTTCTCAGCGAGGACATCGACACACAGATAGGCACCTTCGCCTTGCTTCCGCAGTTGGTGGCTGAGCTGAATATTCCGGTGATCGCCGCAGGTGGCATTGCCGGCGCTCACTGCGTATCCGCCGCGCAGGCGCTGGGCGCCGCCGGCGTTCAGGCCGGCACCGCGTACCTGCTGTGCGACGAGAGCCGCACCAGCCCGTTGCACCGCAAGGCCTTGCAGAGCGCGGCAGCAGAGAAAACGGTGCTGACCACGTTGTTCTCCGGGCGCCCGGCCCGCAGCATGATCAACCGACTCATTCATGAACTCGGCGCCAGGCCCGATGCGGTGCCGGCATTCCCGCTAGCTGGAAACGCCATCGGCAGCCTTCGCGCTGCAGCCGAGCCACAGGGCATCGACCATTTCTCTCCACTTTGGGCCGGACAGAATGCCAGCGGCTGTTTGGCTGTTCCGGCGGCGCAACTGACGAAAGCGCTCGCGGCCGGCTGGCGCTAA
- a CDS encoding sterol desaturase family protein, with the protein MTVLTNTLVFLATLAGMELFAWWAHKYVMHGWGWGWHKSHHEPRSGWFEKNDLYAVVFAGVAILLIALGTAGYGPLEWIGAGMTAYGFLYFVAHDGLVHHRWPLRYVPRNGYLKRLYQAHRLHHAVEGKERCVSFGFLYAPPLPVLKQQLRELHDGPLRKVTASEGASRANQDAA; encoded by the coding sequence ATGACCGTGCTGACCAACACACTGGTATTTCTCGCCACCCTGGCCGGCATGGAGCTGTTCGCTTGGTGGGCTCACAAGTATGTGATGCACGGCTGGGGGTGGGGCTGGCACAAGTCGCACCATGAGCCGCGCAGCGGCTGGTTCGAGAAGAATGATCTGTATGCGGTGGTCTTCGCCGGGGTCGCCATCCTGCTGATCGCCCTGGGCACGGCGGGCTACGGCCCGCTGGAATGGATCGGCGCCGGAATGACAGCCTACGGTTTCCTCTACTTCGTCGCCCATGACGGGCTCGTGCATCACCGCTGGCCGCTACGCTATGTGCCGCGCAACGGCTATCTCAAGCGGCTCTACCAGGCGCATCGGCTGCACCATGCCGTCGAAGGCAAGGAGCGTTGCGTATCCTTCGGTTTCCTCTACGCGCCGCCGCTGCCGGTGCTCAAGCAGCAGCTGCGCGAGCTGCATGATGGCCCGCTGCGCAAGGTGACTGCTAGCGAGGGCGCTTCCAGAGCGAATCAGGACGCGGCCTGA
- a CDS encoding phytoene/squalene synthase family protein: protein MNDQVIDHSTQAINVGSKSFAAAAKLFDERTRQSAVMLYAWCRHCDDVIDGQTLGHGQVDGDRSTGEARLAELVDLTERAYAGEPMQDPAFAAFQQVIQRHQIPKAYPLEHLAGFRMDVQGYHYQTFDDTLLYCYRVAGVVGLMMARVMGAEAEATLDRACDLGLAFQLTNIARDIVEDAAIGRVYLPADWLAEAGIPADGVGLLHKRPALALLSARLVDLAEPYYLSASQGLRDLPLRSAWSIATAHGIYRQIGVEVKARGAAAWDSRISTSKGQKLQFLLGGAVLALASRRMQVRPRPDSLWKRPR, encoded by the coding sequence ATGAACGATCAGGTCATCGATCACTCGACGCAAGCCATCAACGTCGGCTCCAAGAGCTTTGCGGCGGCGGCGAAACTGTTCGACGAGCGCACTCGCCAGAGCGCGGTAATGCTCTACGCCTGGTGTCGTCATTGTGACGACGTGATCGACGGGCAGACCCTCGGGCACGGCCAGGTCGACGGGGATCGTTCCACAGGCGAAGCGCGCCTTGCCGAACTGGTTGATCTGACCGAGCGCGCCTATGCCGGCGAGCCGATGCAGGACCCGGCATTTGCGGCCTTTCAGCAGGTCATTCAACGCCACCAGATACCCAAAGCGTATCCGCTGGAGCATCTGGCGGGCTTTCGCATGGACGTGCAGGGCTACCACTACCAGACCTTCGACGACACGCTGCTGTACTGCTACCGCGTCGCCGGGGTGGTGGGCCTGATGATGGCGCGGGTGATGGGCGCCGAGGCGGAGGCGACCCTGGACCGGGCCTGCGATCTGGGCCTGGCGTTCCAGCTGACCAATATTGCGCGGGATATCGTCGAGGATGCAGCGATCGGACGCGTCTATCTACCGGCCGACTGGCTCGCGGAAGCGGGCATCCCCGCTGATGGGGTCGGCCTGCTGCACAAGCGGCCGGCGCTGGCGCTGCTCTCGGCCCGTCTGGTCGATCTGGCCGAGCCTTATTACCTGTCGGCGTCGCAGGGTTTGCGCGACCTGCCATTGCGCTCGGCCTGGTCGATCGCCACCGCCCATGGCATCTATCGGCAAATTGGCGTTGAGGTGAAAGCGCGCGGCGCGGCGGCTTGGGACTCGCGAATCTCCACCAGCAAGGGGCAGAAATTGCAGTTCTTGTTGGGCGGGGCCGTGCTGGCGCTGGCTTCGCGGCGGATGCAGGTCAGGCCGCGTCCTGATTCGCTCTGGAAGCGCCCTCGCTAG